A stretch of the bacterium genome encodes the following:
- the glgP gene encoding alpha-glucan family phosphorylase, translated as MHAALRVDLPTGLEGLHELALDLRWTWSHAGDALWRALSAEAWARFRNPWLVLHDVPRPTLERLAGDRQFLDALRRLTDERRRYLRDPGWCVRAYPGAAIGPIAYYSMEFGLSDALPVFAGGLGVLAGDYLKTASDLGVPVVGVGLLYHSGYFRQVLDAHGRQQESYPYSDPASLPVEPARTAQGTWLRIPLALPGRTLWVRIWRATVGRLALYLLDTNDPWNGAPDRGITSTLYGGGIEQRFLQEFVLGVAGWRALEALGVPVAICHLNEGHAAFVVIERARRFMTDSGVSFWDAFWATRAGNLFTTHTPIPAGFDVFPPDLVARHFTQLPGLLEPGGIPASELLALGRRDAHDAQEPFSMAYLAMRGCAAANGVSRLHGAVSRRIFEPLYPRWPEHEIPVHHVTNGVHMPSWDSAWADTLWTDACGRERWRGDVAPLTTAIERIPDDALWALRVAKCRDLITYARARLARQLAHQGAGPDAIARARRVLDPDVLTVGFARRMTEYKRPALLLRDPKRAIHLLSNATRPVQLIIAGKAHPADQTGKEIVRAWTEFVAHPAVQEHAIFLEDYDMALAQELVQGVDVWLNTPRRPWEACGTSGMKVLANGGLNLSALDGWWDEAYAPDVGWALGGPGDAVDAERDAAEADQLYRLLEEEVVPAFYTRDAAGLPRAWLARMRASMARLAPQFSGNRMIREYLETFYLPATDAVRRRCADGARLARGLRGWWSDLAAHWPELRFGPLEVQRDADAWQFEIAVALGAIEPSQVRVELYAPALEAGTPAERVEMERHEPTAGGGHGYHYRTVVRTSRPASDYTPRIVPFHPEAHVPTEAGLILWQR; from the coding sequence TTGCACGCCGCGTTGCGCGTTGATCTGCCCACGGGGCTCGAAGGACTCCACGAGCTCGCGTTGGATCTTCGGTGGACCTGGAGCCACGCCGGCGACGCGTTGTGGCGGGCGTTGAGCGCGGAAGCGTGGGCGCGGTTTCGGAACCCGTGGCTCGTCCTGCACGACGTGCCCCGGCCGACGCTCGAACGGCTCGCGGGAGATCGACAGTTCCTGGACGCGCTGCGGCGTCTCACCGACGAGCGCCGGCGATATCTGCGGGACCCGGGCTGGTGCGTCCGCGCGTATCCCGGCGCCGCAATCGGCCCGATCGCGTACTACAGCATGGAGTTTGGGCTCAGCGACGCGCTGCCGGTGTTCGCGGGCGGCCTCGGTGTGCTGGCCGGAGACTACCTCAAGACTGCGAGCGACCTGGGCGTGCCGGTGGTCGGCGTCGGGCTGCTCTATCACAGCGGGTACTTTCGCCAGGTCCTCGACGCACACGGGCGTCAGCAGGAGTCCTACCCCTATAGTGATCCGGCGAGCCTACCGGTCGAGCCCGCCCGCACGGCCCAGGGGACGTGGTTGCGCATTCCGTTGGCGCTGCCGGGGCGGACCTTGTGGGTCCGCATCTGGCGCGCCACGGTGGGGCGGCTGGCGCTGTACCTGCTCGATACGAACGACCCGTGGAACGGCGCGCCGGACCGGGGCATCACGAGCACCTTGTACGGCGGCGGCATCGAGCAGCGGTTTCTGCAAGAGTTCGTGTTGGGGGTGGCCGGCTGGCGTGCGCTCGAGGCGCTCGGGGTGCCGGTGGCGATCTGCCATCTCAACGAGGGGCACGCGGCATTCGTCGTGATCGAGCGCGCCCGCCGGTTCATGACGGACTCCGGGGTGTCGTTCTGGGACGCGTTCTGGGCGACCCGGGCGGGAAATCTCTTCACGACGCACACGCCGATCCCCGCCGGATTCGACGTCTTTCCTCCGGACCTCGTCGCGCGGCATTTCACGCAGCTCCCCGGGCTCCTGGAGCCGGGCGGGATTCCCGCCTCCGAGTTGCTGGCCCTCGGCCGCAGGGACGCGCATGACGCGCAGGAGCCGTTCAGCATGGCGTACCTGGCGATGCGCGGGTGCGCGGCGGCGAACGGCGTCAGTCGGTTGCACGGGGCGGTCAGCCGTCGGATCTTCGAACCGCTGTACCCGCGGTGGCCGGAACATGAGATCCCCGTCCATCATGTCACAAACGGGGTGCACATGCCGTCCTGGGACTCGGCGTGGGCCGACACGCTGTGGACGGACGCGTGCGGCAGGGAGCGCTGGCGCGGCGACGTCGCTCCGTTGACCACGGCGATCGAGCGCATCCCCGACGACGCGCTGTGGGCGTTACGGGTCGCGAAGTGTCGGGATCTCATTACGTATGCGCGAGCGCGCCTGGCCCGCCAGCTCGCGCATCAGGGTGCCGGCCCGGACGCCATCGCACGGGCCCGCCGCGTGCTCGACCCGGACGTGCTCACCGTGGGGTTCGCGAGGCGGATGACCGAGTACAAGCGGCCGGCGCTGCTGCTGCGCGATCCCAAACGCGCGATTCACCTGCTGTCCAACGCCACGCGACCGGTGCAGCTCATCATCGCGGGGAAGGCGCACCCCGCGGACCAAACGGGCAAAGAGATCGTGCGCGCCTGGACCGAATTCGTCGCCCACCCCGCGGTGCAGGAGCACGCGATCTTCCTCGAGGACTACGACATGGCGTTGGCGCAGGAACTCGTGCAGGGCGTGGACGTGTGGCTCAACACACCTCGGCGGCCCTGGGAGGCGTGTGGCACGAGCGGCATGAAAGTGCTCGCGAACGGCGGCTTGAACCTGTCAGCGCTCGACGGGTGGTGGGACGAAGCGTACGCGCCGGACGTAGGGTGGGCACTCGGGGGACCCGGAGACGCCGTCGATGCGGAGCGGGACGCCGCGGAAGCGGATCAGCTGTACCGCCTGCTCGAGGAGGAAGTCGTTCCGGCGTTCTACACTCGGGATGCCGCCGGGCTGCCGCGCGCGTGGCTCGCCCGGATGCGGGCGAGCATGGCGCGCCTCGCGCCGCAGTTCAGCGGGAATCGGATGATCCGCGAGTACCTCGAGACGTTCTATCTGCCGGCGACGGACGCGGTGAGGCGCCGGTGTGCCGACGGGGCGCGGCTCGCGCGGGGGCTGCGCGGGTGGTGGAGCGACCTCGCCGCGCATTGGCCGGAGCTGCGGTTCGGCCCGCTCGAGGTCCAGCGCGACGCCGACGCGTGGCAATTCGAGATCGCCGTGGCGCTCGGCGCCATCGAACCGTCGCAGGTGCGGGTCGAGTTGTACGCGCCCGCGCTCGAGGCCGGGACACCGGCGGAGCGCGTGGAGATGGAGCGGCACGAGCCGACGGCGGGCGGCGGACACGGATATCACTACCGCACCGTCGTCCGGACATCGCGGCCCGCCTCGGACTACACCCCGCGGATCGTGCCCTTCCACCCCGAGGCGCACGTCCCGACGGAAGCGGGGCTCATCTTGTGGCAGCGGTAG
- a CDS encoding HypC/HybG/HupF family hydrogenase formation chaperone, producing the protein MCLAMPGRVLSVDREGTSGRVDVLGAERDVDLTLLDGVVPGEWVLVQMGFAVSRMSETDAAETVRLFEELGTVLADAAEPGAAEATP; encoded by the coding sequence ATGTGCCTGGCGATGCCGGGGCGCGTGTTGAGCGTGGATCGCGAGGGGACGTCCGGACGCGTCGACGTCCTGGGGGCGGAGCGTGACGTGGATCTGACCCTGCTGGACGGCGTCGTTCCGGGGGAGTGGGTGCTGGTGCAGATGGGCTTCGCCGTGTCACGGATGAGCGAGACGGACGCCGCAGAGACCGTGCGGTTGTTCGAGGAGCTCGGGACGGTCCTCGCGGACGCCGCGGAACCCGGCGCGGCGGAGGCAACACCGTGA
- a CDS encoding Ni/Fe hydrogenase subunit alpha, producing the protein MTSRTRTIKVDALARVEGEGALYVKIKDDQVQEVRLRIYEPPRFFEAFLRGRRYVEAPDLTSRICGICPVAYQMSACAAMEDACGVEVDDRIRALRRLLYCGEWIESHVLHIYMLHAPDFLGYAGVIPMARDHPQVVERGLRLKKVGNDLMTLIGGREVHPINERVGGFYRAPARREFTAIAERLRWACDAARETVRWVATFPCPEFTQDYEFVSLRQPGEYPIDRGRIVSDHGLDIDVRDYGDHFAEEHVPHSNALHSRLQTRGAYCVGPLARYSLNADALSPIARDAAREAGLGAVCRNPFQSIVVRAVETLYACDEALRLIDAYEPPDPPAADVPPRAGTGHGCTEAPRGILYHRYTIDDEGGIADATIVPPTSQNQAQIEADLRRLVQASLALPNDELTWRCEQAVRNYDPCISCATHFLTLHIERV; encoded by the coding sequence ATGACAAGTAGGACGCGGACGATCAAGGTCGATGCCCTCGCGCGCGTCGAGGGCGAAGGCGCGCTGTACGTCAAGATCAAGGACGATCAGGTGCAGGAGGTGCGGCTGCGCATCTACGAGCCGCCGCGCTTCTTCGAGGCGTTCCTCCGGGGCCGGCGGTACGTGGAGGCCCCGGACCTCACGTCGCGCATCTGCGGGATCTGTCCCGTGGCATACCAGATGAGCGCGTGCGCGGCGATGGAGGACGCGTGCGGCGTCGAGGTGGACGACCGGATTCGCGCGCTGCGCCGGCTCCTGTACTGCGGGGAGTGGATCGAGAGTCACGTGCTGCACATCTACATGCTCCACGCGCCCGATTTCCTCGGGTACGCGGGTGTGATCCCGATGGCGCGCGACCACCCGCAGGTCGTGGAGCGGGGGCTGCGGCTGAAGAAGGTCGGCAACGACCTGATGACGCTGATCGGCGGCCGCGAGGTGCACCCGATCAACGAGCGGGTCGGCGGGTTCTACCGGGCCCCCGCCCGCCGCGAGTTCACGGCGATCGCGGAGCGGTTGCGGTGGGCCTGCGACGCGGCGCGTGAGACGGTCCGGTGGGTGGCGACGTTCCCGTGCCCGGAGTTCACGCAGGACTATGAGTTCGTGTCCCTGCGGCAGCCCGGCGAGTACCCGATCGACCGGGGCCGAATCGTCTCCGATCACGGGCTGGACATCGACGTCCGGGACTACGGCGACCACTTTGCGGAGGAGCACGTTCCGCATTCCAACGCGCTTCACTCGCGCCTCCAGACACGCGGCGCGTACTGCGTGGGGCCGCTCGCGCGGTACAGCCTGAACGCTGACGCGCTGTCGCCGATCGCGCGGGACGCTGCGCGCGAGGCGGGCCTCGGCGCGGTGTGCCGCAATCCGTTCCAGAGCATCGTCGTGCGCGCGGTCGAGACCTTGTACGCGTGCGACGAGGCGCTGCGGTTGATCGACGCGTACGAGCCGCCGGACCCGCCCGCGGCGGACGTGCCGCCGAGGGCCGGCACCGGCCACGGCTGCACCGAGGCGCCGCGCGGCATCCTGTACCATCGGTACACGATCGACGACGAGGGCGGGATCGCGGACGCGACGATCGTCCCGCCGACCTCCCAGAACCAGGCGCAGATCGAGGCCGATCTGCGCCGCTTGGTGCAGGCGTCGCTCGCGCTGCCGAACGACGAGCTGACGTGGCGGTGCGAACAGGCCGTGCGCAACTACGACCCGTGCATTTCATGCGCGACGCACTTCCTCACGCTGCACATCGAGCGGGTGTAG
- the deoC gene encoding deoxyribose-phosphate aldolase, with amino-acid sequence MDAPVDTALDLYERCVDRARRALATLRPPRFAPPDEAMIQALAAATVPDRPVPAPQDVPLLIDHTLLRLDATPAEIEAVCAEAARYGFKAVCINPRYVPRAVEALVGTGVHVCTVVGFPLGASATAVKVLEAQLAIEQGAQELDMVLAVGDLKAGLFEDVRRDVAAVAVAAHAGQVLLKVIVEAGLLTATEQVRACLLVRDAGADFVKTATGFVGRGATEEDVRRLRAAVGPAMGVKAAGGIRTRADLERMMRAGATRIGTSSAVAIMREYAT; translated from the coding sequence ATGGACGCACCGGTTGACACGGCCCTCGATCTCTACGAACGTTGCGTGGACCGCGCCCGGCGGGCGCTCGCAACCCTGCGGCCGCCGAGGTTCGCACCGCCGGACGAAGCCATGATCCAAGCGCTGGCGGCCGCCACGGTCCCCGATCGCCCCGTCCCCGCGCCGCAGGACGTGCCGCTGCTGATCGATCACACGCTCCTGCGACTCGACGCCACGCCCGCCGAAATCGAGGCCGTGTGCGCCGAGGCCGCGCGGTACGGGTTCAAGGCCGTGTGCATCAACCCTCGCTACGTCCCGCGCGCAGTGGAGGCACTCGTCGGCACGGGCGTCCACGTCTGTACGGTGGTGGGCTTTCCGCTGGGCGCATCGGCGACCGCCGTGAAGGTCCTGGAGGCCCAGCTCGCGATCGAACAAGGCGCGCAGGAACTGGACATGGTGCTCGCCGTGGGGGACCTCAAGGCGGGCCTGTTCGAAGACGTGCGGCGGGACGTCGCCGCGGTGGCGGTGGCCGCCCACGCTGGGCAGGTGCTGCTCAAGGTGATCGTGGAGGCCGGACTGCTCACCGCCACGGAACAGGTGCGCGCGTGCCTCCTGGTCCGCGACGCCGGAGCCGACTTCGTGAAGACAGCGACGGGTTTCGTCGGGCGCGGCGCGACTGAGGAGGACGTCCGCCGACTCCGTGCGGCCGTCGGACCCGCGATGGGGGTCAAGGCGGCGGGCGGCATCCGCACGCGGGCCGACCTGGAACGCATGATGCGCGCCGGAGCGACGCGGATCGGAACGAGCAGCGCCGTCGCGATCATGCGCGAATACGCCACGTAG
- a CDS encoding DUF6390 family protein: MSREGALLAARFSFMPNRLGYCGPEENRTMLQYLADGHGDRGLEQILARFAGAFPYYTFIAAANGISDPFHPSVIEAYWIGNALLDRVEAADLWQHLEARFQKRFPTALLRSVLGHVPAGARPHHNFHVFSMPVRTGHRVQEHDLATMDACRISWGRVLGVHDDALLVERRPLMLTGEEIVLGSPVPTRAFHTFDGRALLANAAAGDVVAVHWGCACHTLTARQLRDLVRYTRHHLGLANRQRRGRLLLEAGG, encoded by the coding sequence GTGAGCCGTGAGGGGGCGCTCCTCGCCGCGCGGTTCAGCTTCATGCCGAACCGGCTGGGCTACTGCGGTCCCGAAGAGAACCGGACGATGCTCCAGTACCTGGCCGACGGCCACGGCGACCGGGGCCTCGAACAGATTCTGGCCCGCTTCGCCGGCGCGTTTCCCTACTACACGTTCATCGCCGCGGCGAACGGCATCTCCGATCCGTTCCACCCGAGCGTGATCGAGGCGTACTGGATCGGCAACGCGCTCCTCGACCGCGTCGAGGCGGCGGATCTGTGGCAGCACCTCGAGGCCCGGTTTCAGAAGCGCTTCCCGACGGCCCTGCTGCGCTCGGTGCTGGGGCACGTGCCGGCCGGCGCGCGCCCGCACCACAACTTCCACGTGTTTAGCATGCCGGTGCGGACGGGGCACCGGGTGCAGGAGCACGACCTGGCCACGATGGACGCGTGCCGGATCAGTTGGGGGCGTGTGCTCGGCGTCCACGACGACGCGCTGCTGGTGGAACGGCGCCCGCTGATGTTGACCGGCGAGGAGATCGTCCTGGGGTCGCCGGTGCCGACCCGCGCCTTCCACACGTTCGACGGGCGCGCGCTGCTCGCGAACGCCGCGGCCGGGGACGTCGTGGCCGTCCACTGGGGATGCGCGTGCCACACGCTGACGGCGCGGCAGCTGCGCGACCTCGTGCGCTACACCCGCCACCATCTGGGCCTGGCCAACCGGCAGCGGCGGGGCCGCCTGTTGCTCGAGGCCGGGGGCTAG
- a CDS encoding glycosyltransferase, with protein MLSFSIVVATYNRADQITATLNSLLRQNTRCDFEVVVVDNNSSDSTAAMVRSLDRVRYVFEGQQGPSYARNTGIAHSSGEVIAFVDDDAIAAPDWLEELHRVYEQFSDAWCVGGKIVLDLPDKLPRWFDPSIRYLTGYLGELDLGEGVIRLPHHGELYGSNFSIARSAIDRAGAFLPRLGRGEDTEICWRIQRAGGGVFYTGRAVVTHHVPSSRLKRRFFRRRAYWHGRTVFLIGVRRRPSLLSSALRVGKNAMRALLKRPIHEGQRFADEVALWYELGYLHQSFIRE; from the coding sequence ATGCTCTCCTTTTCTATCGTAGTCGCCACGTATAACCGGGCCGATCAAATCACGGCTACGTTGAACAGCCTGCTTCGACAGAATACCCGATGCGATTTTGAGGTCGTCGTTGTTGACAACAACTCGTCAGATTCTACGGCAGCCATGGTGCGTTCTCTCGACAGAGTCCGCTATGTCTTCGAGGGTCAGCAAGGCCCTAGCTACGCGAGGAACACAGGGATCGCGCACTCCAGCGGCGAGGTTATCGCCTTTGTGGATGATGACGCGATAGCTGCCCCGGATTGGCTTGAGGAGTTGCATCGAGTGTATGAACAGTTCTCCGACGCCTGGTGTGTAGGTGGGAAGATCGTCTTGGATCTTCCGGACAAGCTTCCCCGCTGGTTTGACCCGTCCATAAGGTACCTGACTGGGTACCTGGGCGAGCTCGATCTTGGCGAAGGGGTCATCAGGCTCCCTCACCATGGAGAGCTCTACGGTTCCAATTTCTCGATCGCCAGAAGCGCCATTGATCGCGCGGGCGCGTTTCTCCCGCGCCTTGGGCGTGGTGAAGACACTGAGATATGCTGGCGGATCCAACGCGCGGGCGGTGGCGTCTTCTACACTGGACGTGCCGTGGTGACGCATCATGTTCCGTCATCGCGCCTCAAGCGCCGATTCTTCCGCCGCCGCGCCTACTGGCACGGGAGAACAGTGTTTCTCATTGGCGTGCGCAGGCGGCCGTCTCTTCTCTCTTCAGCACTGAGGGTGGGAAAGAACGCAATGCGGGCATTGCTGAAGCGCCCCATCCATGAAGGTCAACGATTTGCAGACGAGGTAGCTCTTTGGTACGAGTTGGGCTACTTGCATCAGTCCTTCATTCGTGAATAA
- a CDS encoding hydrogenase maturation nickel metallochaperone HypA, which yields MHELSIAMSLVDLAAEHAGPLDGGARVEAVHLRLGALAGVVEDALRFSFDVACRGTALDGARLVIEHVPVAVFCGRCRDARVVDGFPLRCPVCGEPVVDVVRGRELELTALEVSGDDPADR from the coding sequence ATGCACGAGCTGTCGATCGCGATGAGCCTGGTGGATCTGGCCGCGGAGCACGCGGGGCCGCTCGACGGCGGCGCCCGCGTCGAGGCCGTGCACCTCCGGCTCGGCGCGCTGGCCGGGGTGGTGGAGGATGCCCTCCGATTCTCGTTCGATGTGGCGTGCCGGGGTACGGCGCTCGACGGCGCGCGGCTGGTGATCGAGCACGTGCCGGTCGCGGTGTTCTGCGGCCGCTGCCGGGACGCGCGCGTGGTGGACGGGTTTCCCCTGCGGTGTCCCGTGTGCGGGGAGCCCGTGGTGGACGTGGTACGCGGCCGCGAACTGGAATTGACCGCGTTGGAGGTGTCTGGCGATGACCCCGCGGATCGTTGA
- a CDS encoding DMT family transporter, with product MARPPRSGAVLEAVRTVPRLTGAVRGRGGDAADAADPRLGYQFAALNALISGFAIFINSIGVRAFADSTLYTTLKNGVVGAAVVLPLLFSAAHRRELAGLGRREWGLLALIALVAGSVAYALDFRGLQISTAATAAVIDHSQFLLVAVLAAVLLGERPGRAVVCALAVLAGGLALGLRLGAVHMDAGVPFLVASTVLFALGALLIKAALRTISVAVVVAMKMTVGSALLLAYTAATGRLGAALHLSPVQWAFALVTGGILLAFTLTELWGLRHASATGVMAISAGAPIVTTLFVAATRHAPIRPAQLLGLGMILAAVLTIYAVGSSREARVAARLRNRVFAG from the coding sequence GTGGCTCGCCCGCCTCGAAGCGGGGCTGTCCTGGAAGCGGTCCGCACGGTGCCGCGCCTGACCGGCGCGGTGCGCGGTCGCGGTGGAGACGCGGCGGACGCCGCCGACCCGCGCCTCGGATATCAGTTCGCGGCGCTGAACGCGCTGATCAGCGGGTTCGCGATCTTCATCAACAGCATCGGGGTACGGGCGTTCGCGGATTCGACGCTGTACACGACGCTGAAGAACGGCGTCGTCGGCGCCGCGGTCGTGCTGCCACTGCTGTTTAGCGCGGCCCACCGGCGCGAACTGGCCGGTCTGGGTCGGCGCGAGTGGGGCCTGCTCGCGCTCATCGCGCTCGTGGCCGGCAGCGTCGCCTACGCGCTCGACTTCCGTGGGCTCCAGATCAGCACCGCGGCGACGGCCGCGGTGATCGACCACTCCCAGTTCCTCCTGGTTGCCGTGTTGGCCGCCGTCCTGCTGGGGGAGCGGCCGGGCCGCGCGGTCGTCTGCGCGCTGGCCGTGCTGGCCGGCGGCTTGGCGCTCGGGCTGAGGCTCGGGGCCGTCCACATGGACGCGGGCGTCCCGTTTCTGGTGGCCAGCACCGTGCTGTTTGCGTTGGGCGCGCTCCTCATCAAAGCGGCGCTCCGGACGATCTCGGTCGCGGTCGTCGTCGCGATGAAGATGACGGTCGGGTCCGCGCTCCTGCTCGCGTACACGGCGGCGACCGGACGGCTCGGCGCGGCCCTCCACCTATCGCCGGTCCAGTGGGCGTTTGCCCTGGTGACCGGTGGGATCCTCTTGGCGTTCACGCTGACCGAGCTCTGGGGGCTGCGCCATGCGTCGGCCACGGGGGTCATGGCGATCTCCGCGGGCGCGCCGATCGTGACCACGCTGTTCGTCGCCGCGACCCGGCATGCGCCGATCCGCCCCGCGCAACTGCTCGGGCTCGGCATGATCCTCGCCGCCGTGCTGACGATCTACGCCGTGGGGTCCAGCCGCGAAGCCCGCGTCGCCGCCCGTCTCAGGAATCGGGTGTTCGCCGGATAG
- a CDS encoding hydrogenase maturation protease encodes MRDALPHAAHRAGVAFHPQRALVIGVGNAYRRDDAAGLVAGRRLAAAAAGRVTVREASGEGAGLLDAWEGAGLVILIDAVHSGARAGTVRRVDARAEAVPAGFFRYSTHAFGVAEAVELGRALGRLPDRLIVFGIEGKDFTAGVGLSPAVERGVARVVRRALAEIDADAARRGPRPQEG; translated from the coding sequence ATGCGCGACGCACTTCCTCACGCTGCACATCGAGCGGGTGTAGCGTTCCATCCGCAGCGCGCGCTCGTCATCGGGGTGGGCAACGCGTACCGCCGCGACGATGCCGCAGGGCTCGTGGCGGGACGGCGGCTCGCGGCGGCGGCCGCGGGACGGGTGACGGTGCGCGAAGCGTCCGGAGAGGGTGCGGGGCTGCTGGACGCGTGGGAGGGCGCCGGTCTCGTGATTCTGATCGACGCGGTGCACTCCGGCGCCCGCGCCGGCACCGTCCGCCGCGTGGACGCGAGGGCGGAGGCGGTCCCGGCGGGGTTCTTTCGGTACTCGACCCACGCGTTCGGGGTGGCCGAGGCCGTGGAGCTGGGCCGGGCGCTGGGGCGCCTCCCGGACCGGCTGATCGTCTTCGGGATCGAAGGGAAGGACTTCACCGCGGGCGTCGGGCTCTCGCCCGCGGTGGAGCGCGGGGTCGCCCGGGTTGTGCGCCGGGCGCTCGCCGAGATCGACGCAGACGCGGCGCGCCGCGGCCCGCGACCGCAGGAGGGATGA
- the hypB gene encoding hydrogenase nickel incorporation protein HypB → MTPRIVEVRQAVLTKNDALARDLRRRFSAAGVGVVSLVSSPGAGKTALLCETLRRLRVRYRVAALVGDLATDHDAMRLRESGAPVRQITTGTVCHLDAEMVARALGDWDLSALDLLFLENVGNLVCPASYDLGEDLRAVLLSVTEGEDKPQKYPTIFSTADLVVVTKLDLAGPAGYDDILARQALDAVRPGLDVVRVSVRTGEGMAEWLARLEAGLSWKRSARCRA, encoded by the coding sequence ATGACCCCGCGGATCGTTGAAGTGCGACAGGCCGTCCTCACGAAGAACGACGCGCTGGCGAGAGATCTGCGTCGGCGGTTCAGCGCGGCCGGCGTGGGCGTGGTCAGCCTGGTCTCGAGCCCCGGCGCGGGGAAGACCGCGCTGCTGTGTGAAACGCTGCGGCGCTTGCGCGTGCGGTACCGCGTCGCTGCGCTGGTCGGCGATCTCGCGACCGACCACGACGCGATGCGGCTGCGGGAGAGCGGCGCGCCCGTGCGCCAGATCACGACGGGGACGGTGTGCCACCTCGACGCGGAGATGGTCGCGCGCGCGTTGGGGGACTGGGATCTCTCGGCGCTGGACCTGCTGTTTCTGGAGAACGTCGGGAATCTGGTCTGCCCGGCGAGTTACGATCTGGGCGAAGACCTGCGCGCGGTGCTCCTCTCCGTCACCGAGGGCGAGGACAAACCTCAGAAGTATCCCACGATCTTCAGCACCGCCGACCTCGTCGTGGTGACGAAGCTGGACTTGGCGGGGCCGGCCGGGTACGACGACATCCTGGCGCGGCAGGCGCTCGACGCGGTCCGGCCCGGGCTCGACGTCGTCCGGGTGTCGGTTCGAACCGGAGAGGGGATGGCGGAGTGGCTCGCCCGCCTCGAAGCGGGGCTGTCCTGGAAGCGGTCCGCACGGTGCCGCGCCTGA